From one Enterococcus sp. DIV2402 genomic stretch:
- a CDS encoding VanZ family protein, with protein sequence MKRWQIIILSSYSLLVLWVLLFKFSLSPEAIIKSAINGENRIINWVPFMASGGTREILLNTLVFVPFGVLISMRETRYQGQKILRYSFLFSLAIEISQYLLAIGATDMTDLLTNTLGGYGGFLLYGLLAKIFPKKILDPLLLSIGTVAVCTFVFLMIITFKVNHVQLNYF encoded by the coding sequence ATGAAACGATGGCAAATAATCATATTAAGTAGTTATAGTTTATTGGTTTTGTGGGTCTTATTATTTAAATTCTCATTGTCCCCAGAAGCCATTATAAAATCCGCTATCAATGGAGAAAACCGCATCATCAATTGGGTGCCTTTTATGGCATCGGGTGGTACGAGAGAAATTTTGTTAAATACGCTTGTATTTGTGCCTTTTGGTGTGTTAATCAGTATGCGCGAAACACGCTATCAAGGTCAGAAGATATTGCGCTACAGCTTTTTATTTAGTTTAGCAATTGAAATCAGCCAATATCTGTTAGCGATTGGGGCAACGGATATGACTGATTTACTCACTAATACGTTAGGTGGATATGGTGGGTTTCTTTTGTATGGGTTGTTAGCTAAAATTTTTCCTAAAAAAATACTAGATCCTCTCTTGCTAAGCATAGGAACCGTTGCGGTGTGTACATTTGTTTTTTTAATGATCATAACGTTCAAAGTGAATCACGTGCAACTTAACTATTTCTAG
- a CDS encoding HD-GYP domain-containing protein — protein sequence MLSHHERWDGTGYPHGLKGEEIPLPCRIISVVDAYDAMTHNRVYRLAMSKKEALTEIRRNKGTQFDPMIAQIFIDLVNVE from the coding sequence ATTCTTTCTCATCATGAGCGTTGGGATGGAACTGGCTACCCACATGGATTAAAAGGGGAAGAAATTCCGTTACCTTGTCGAATTATTAGTGTAGTCGATGCCTATGATGCGATGACGCACAATCGAGTCTATCGTTTGGCAATGAGTAAAAAAGAAGCCTTGACAGAAATTAGACGGAATAAAGGAACACAGTTTGATCCAATGATTGCTCAAATTTTTATTGATTTAGTTAACGTGGAGTAA
- a CDS encoding GNAT family N-acetyltransferase, translated as MIVEYVTDKLITPNEIADLRQAVGWNRLEEELNRLDLADFLRIACYDAQKLVGFLSVVSNGATDAYIQDVMVAPDYQGQGIGSTLMTMAIAKLKEQKIYMINVIYDDSLRNYYEKFGFYSVLAGQMACHYT; from the coding sequence ATGATCGTAGAGTATGTCACTGATAAATTAATTACACCAAATGAAATTGCTGACTTACGTCAAGCAGTGGGCTGGAATCGCTTGGAGGAAGAACTCAATCGTCTTGATTTGGCTGATTTTTTGCGAATTGCTTGCTACGATGCGCAAAAATTAGTTGGGTTTCTTTCAGTAGTCAGCAATGGTGCAACGGATGCCTATATTCAAGATGTAATGGTCGCACCGGATTATCAAGGACAAGGAATTGGAAGCACCTTGATGACGATGGCCATTGCTAAGCTAAAAGAACAAAAAATATACATGATAAATGTTATTTATGATGACTCTTTACGCAACTATTATGAAAAATTTGGTTTTTATTCCGTGCTGGCAGGACAAATGGCGTGCCACTATACATGA
- a CDS encoding type 1 glutamine amidotransferase domain-containing protein yields MRLENKKVIALIDGDFEDLELWYPVHRLREEGAQVDLVGQEAKKTYIGKYGVPAESDYAFDEVNPEDYDAILVPGGWAPDKLRRFPEVIQFVQYMDEHKKPIGQICHAGWVLISANILQGKTVTSTPGIKDDMTNAGATWVDTPAITDGHIVSSRRPPDLPDYMREFIKVLEASN; encoded by the coding sequence TTGCGCTTAGAAAACAAAAAAGTTATTGCTTTAATTGATGGCGATTTCGAAGATTTAGAGCTATGGTACCCTGTTCATCGTTTACGTGAAGAAGGTGCACAAGTTGATTTAGTCGGACAAGAAGCAAAGAAAACGTATATCGGTAAATACGGCGTACCCGCTGAATCTGATTATGCCTTTGATGAGGTGAACCCAGAAGATTACGATGCCATTTTGGTACCCGGAGGTTGGGCGCCTGATAAATTACGTCGCTTCCCTGAGGTAATTCAGTTCGTTCAATATATGGATGAGCACAAAAAACCAATTGGTCAAATTTGCCATGCTGGTTGGGTATTAATTTCTGCCAACATTTTACAAGGAAAAACTGTCACAAGTACACCAGGTATCAAAGACGATATGACAAATGCAGGCGCTACTTGGGTTGATACTCCTGCAATTACAGACGGACACATCGTTTCAAGTAGAAGACCACCTGATTTACCAGACTATATGCGTGAGTTTATTAAAGTACTTGAAGCTTCAAATTAG
- a CDS encoding DUF3114 domain-containing protein, protein MWGLYRQLKEQSEVQKISQQLQSSGWDQAAIKGYLRKTIQLSDKDLAASIANVQTYYLDTFAIGSPIYLTLYRASRLSAKEKIQLIFNQLEAEIDEFHFMHLLSNTYQLDEELAPHAAFYAYFRRDVLRAFPTKEGLNSDELGKKVHLFRTYIDRQNITYIRTHFQGTTDYEKLLAYGKTFHLSFDYTTGARYHNRSMTSFDYPRNMKIQVPKRKTCLWGPNDARMSEFIVRISTGEFVSEWDIYRKLANGRYDSQPNHYAVPELGPVANTESFNYGFSYGSNFDVLPWNHSHEYLDVLYPINPAIRRKALRHWKSPVALKQAGPYLDIVKKPHDAHAWQQIPKVQRPEVYQSYCHYCQKKKIQSGFMKYHKKKI, encoded by the coding sequence ATGTGGGGATTGTATCGACAACTAAAAGAGCAGTCGGAAGTTCAGAAGATTAGTCAGCAATTGCAAAGTTCTGGATGGGATCAAGCAGCTATTAAGGGCTATCTTCGTAAAACCATCCAGCTTTCGGATAAAGATTTAGCAGCGAGTATTGCAAATGTTCAAACGTATTATCTGGATACTTTTGCGATTGGCTCACCTATTTATTTAACATTGTATCGTGCTAGTCGCTTGTCAGCTAAAGAAAAAATTCAGCTCATTTTTAATCAATTAGAAGCAGAAATTGATGAATTCCATTTTATGCATTTATTGTCGAACACGTATCAGTTAGATGAAGAATTAGCACCCCATGCAGCTTTTTATGCCTACTTTCGTCGAGATGTATTGCGTGCTTTTCCAACGAAAGAAGGATTAAATAGCGATGAATTAGGAAAAAAAGTCCATTTGTTTCGTACGTACATTGATCGTCAAAACATCACTTATATCCGAACACATTTTCAAGGGACAACTGATTATGAGAAATTACTTGCTTACGGAAAAACCTTTCATCTATCGTTCGATTATACGACAGGTGCCCGCTATCATAATCGTTCAATGACATCGTTTGATTATCCAAGAAATATGAAAATACAAGTGCCAAAACGCAAAACATGTTTGTGGGGACCAAATGATGCGCGAATGTCGGAATTTATTGTGCGAATTAGCACGGGAGAATTTGTCAGCGAATGGGATATCTATCGCAAATTAGCAAATGGTCGTTATGATAGTCAGCCCAATCATTACGCTGTACCTGAATTGGGACCTGTCGCAAACACTGAATCATTTAATTATGGCTTTTCCTATGGTTCGAACTTTGATGTTTTACCTTGGAATCATTCCCATGAATATCTGGATGTCTTATATCCAATTAATCCCGCCATTCGTCGAAAAGCCTTACGTCATTGGAAAAGTCCAGTGGCATTAAAACAAGCGGGTCCGTATTTAGACATTGTAAAAAAACCACATGATGCCCATGCTTGGCAGCAAATTCCTAAAGTGCAACGTCCTGAAGTGTATCAGTCATATTGCCACTACTGTCAAAAAAAGAAAATCCAGTCAGGTTTTATGAAATATCATAAGAAAAAAATATAA
- a CDS encoding TetR/AcrR family transcriptional regulator, translating to MAATNYAKNLKQDSKNWITIATLELLQTKKLSEMTVAEVAKRSGVSRMAFYRHFTNLPQVLTEYYEPKFQKIFDQTIHKISEEQKMTDLGDFFTELTPDFQRAIAGDYTMIIFQIFTEQMARFYDTTTTWSDWENPKRLYWIKFMSAGIFEVWLTWIQTGQKESLAEMTQLIKAFHE from the coding sequence ATGGCAGCGACGAACTATGCAAAAAATTTAAAGCAAGATAGTAAAAACTGGATCACGATTGCAACCTTAGAATTATTACAGACCAAAAAATTATCCGAGATGACGGTTGCTGAAGTAGCGAAAAGATCAGGTGTTAGTCGCATGGCATTTTATCGCCATTTCACTAATTTGCCACAGGTGTTAACCGAATATTATGAACCAAAATTTCAAAAGATATTTGATCAGACGATTCATAAAATTAGTGAAGAACAAAAGATGACCGACTTAGGCGATTTTTTTACGGAATTGACGCCTGACTTTCAACGTGCGATTGCAGGTGATTACACGATGATTATTTTTCAAATTTTTACCGAACAAATGGCGCGATTTTATGATACCACTACAACTTGGAGTGATTGGGAAAATCCTAAGCGACTATACTGGATTAAGTTCATGTCAGCGGGAATTTTTGAAGTTTGGTTGACGTGGATTCAAACTGGACAAAAAGAGAGTTTGGCAGAAATGACACAATTGATTAAAGCATTCCATGAGTAG
- a CDS encoding diguanylate cyclase yields MIHEKKKGIYNLKNFFKREFSRYSMLILITFIGILVTLLYLEKRRVDAEYNKTVSEILRVRTEGDAKHIEHAIERNQNSLHAVEAMYQLLKTEGKVSSPEEFLKYRNNDDSVRRVEYATMAMILKDAESMLGEQEKQEIPSRFAEGEIVVSTIHYDEKLANDRMTILLPIEEEGSVIGAFYSYVNVTDLFLEMYNIAMYSSIKSVILAVDDKLIYSDYDKYQGENLLDTLQTLRLNKTERAELRQMMHADKLTSTVIAQADKNYYITAVPLKVNDWQLISFVQDTDILLGSESVFNDMVRISSLTLLLTVGAALTIYFQLLVNRERLKKETKRLQASQDKLQHEQKTKKQWVQRWEKLFSESSVLNVIINGKTLEIEDVNQSVIDAFGGVRENFIGQKPNKFILLPTQVLEEKFRNIEKSELLFLGAPHRLIDGTIKYFDLYASIIFENDTKLIHVVSFETTDRESYREELFKEKEFFKTTIQSIGDGVVVTDEKGKIKNMNRISEKLTGWTRDDVYGKDFSEIFELRNELNGKLIENPIKQVLQTGKSIEINQAELINRVGKRIPIADSTAPIYMDDNNLSGVVMVFRDVTEERQTQREIEYLSRHDAMTGLHNRYSLDRTVTTLEEKQQATSVIMIDVNGLKMTNDVFGHHVGDELLRQASRLCAQYCDEQASVIRYGGDEFLIILPNQAIEEAEAIIQNIQQTEVIVEGSNLPLSLSLGCASASGEVGSIHAAIQEAEKNMYQQKLLNSKSYRNGIISTLLSTIYERSSETETHSKRLETYSTAIAQKLELSSKDKDELALLSLLHDIGKVGINLDILNKPGKLTEEEWQEMRRHTEIGYRIARETPAFLS; encoded by the coding sequence ATGATACATGAGAAGAAAAAAGGAATTTATAATCTGAAAAACTTTTTTAAAAGAGAATTTAGCCGTTACAGCATGCTGATTTTAATAACGTTTATTGGCATTTTAGTTACTTTGTTGTATCTCGAAAAACGAAGAGTTGATGCCGAATACAACAAAACAGTATCGGAAATTTTAAGAGTACGAACAGAAGGGGATGCCAAGCATATTGAACATGCAATTGAAAGAAATCAAAATTCATTGCACGCTGTCGAAGCGATGTATCAATTGCTAAAAACAGAAGGGAAAGTCTCCTCGCCAGAAGAATTTTTAAAATACCGCAACAATGATGATTCAGTTCGCCGGGTTGAATATGCCACAATGGCAATGATTTTAAAGGATGCTGAATCAATGTTAGGAGAACAAGAAAAACAAGAAATTCCGAGTCGATTTGCAGAAGGTGAAATTGTCGTTAGCACCATTCATTATGATGAAAAACTAGCGAATGATAGGATGACTATTTTGTTACCAATTGAAGAAGAGGGGAGTGTTATTGGAGCATTTTATTCTTATGTGAATGTGACTGATTTATTTTTAGAAATGTATAATATTGCGATGTACTCTAGCATTAAAAGTGTCATTTTAGCAGTAGATGATAAACTGATTTATAGCGATTACGATAAATATCAAGGCGAAAATTTACTTGATACGTTACAAACCTTGCGTCTAAATAAAACAGAAAGAGCCGAACTAAGGCAAATGATGCATGCAGATAAACTAACTAGCACAGTCATCGCACAAGCTGACAAAAATTACTATATCACTGCGGTACCGCTAAAGGTAAATGATTGGCAGCTCATCTCATTTGTACAAGATACAGATATTCTTTTAGGTTCAGAAAGTGTTTTTAATGATATGGTGCGCATCAGTAGTTTGACGCTGTTATTGACAGTCGGAGCCGCTTTGACAATCTATTTCCAGCTATTAGTAAATCGTGAGCGCTTGAAAAAAGAAACCAAACGTTTACAAGCTAGTCAGGACAAGCTACAACATGAGCAAAAAACAAAAAAGCAATGGGTCCAGCGTTGGGAGAAGTTATTCTCTGAAAGCAGTGTGCTCAATGTAATCATTAATGGTAAAACCTTGGAAATTGAAGATGTCAATCAATCAGTCATTGATGCATTTGGAGGAGTCAGAGAAAATTTTATCGGACAAAAGCCGAACAAATTTATCTTGCTGCCTACACAAGTTTTAGAAGAAAAATTTAGAAATATTGAGAAAAGTGAGTTGCTCTTTTTAGGCGCACCCCATCGCTTAATCGATGGAACGATTAAATATTTTGACTTATATGCTTCGATTATTTTTGAAAATGACACTAAGTTGATTCATGTTGTCTCTTTTGAAACGACAGACCGTGAAAGTTATCGTGAAGAATTATTTAAAGAAAAAGAATTTTTCAAAACGACCATTCAATCGATTGGCGATGGGGTGGTCGTTACGGATGAAAAAGGCAAGATTAAAAATATGAATCGCATTTCTGAAAAATTGACAGGTTGGACACGTGACGATGTTTATGGAAAAGATTTTTCTGAAATATTTGAACTACGAAATGAATTGAACGGAAAATTAATCGAAAATCCAATTAAACAAGTTTTGCAAACGGGAAAAAGCATCGAAATCAACCAAGCTGAACTAATCAACCGTGTGGGAAAAAGAATCCCAATTGCTGATAGTACGGCGCCAATTTATATGGATGATAATAATTTATCAGGAGTAGTGATGGTCTTTCGAGATGTGACAGAAGAGCGGCAAACGCAACGTGAAATTGAATATCTAAGTCGCCATGATGCGATGACGGGTTTGCACAATCGTTATTCTTTAGACAGAACTGTTACTACGTTAGAAGAGAAGCAACAAGCAACTTCGGTTATTATGATTGATGTGAATGGGTTGAAAATGACGAACGATGTTTTCGGGCATCATGTGGGCGATGAGTTGTTACGGCAAGCGAGTCGTTTGTGTGCGCAATATTGTGATGAGCAAGCTTCAGTCATTCGTTATGGTGGCGATGAATTTTTAATTATTTTACCGAATCAAGCGATTGAGGAAGCCGAAGCGATCATTCAAAATATTCAACAAACAGAAGTCATTGTCGAAGGGAGTAACTTGCCACTTAGTTTGTCTTTAGGTTGTGCGAGCGCATCAGGAGAGGTTGGCAGTATCCATGCGGCAATTCAAGAGGCTGAAAAAAATATGTATCAACAAAAACTACTGAATAGTAAGAGTTATCGAAATGGTATTATTAGTACCTTATTATCAACGATATATGAACGAAGCTCTGAGACAGAAACGCATTCGAAGCGTTTGGAGACCTATAGTACTGCCATAGCGCAAAAATTGGAATTATCTTCTAAAGACAAAGATGAATTAGCACTGCTGTCTCTCTTACATGATATTGGCAAAGTGGGGATTAATTTAGATATTTTAAACAAACCAGGTAAATTGACGGAAGAAGAATGGCAAGAAATGCGTAGACATACGGAGATTGGGTATCGTATTGCCCGTGAAACGCCGGCATTTCTGAGCTGA
- a CDS encoding amino acid permease translates to MEANTKQLRWTNVGLIAFSMVWGLGNVVNNYAQQGLSVVTSWIIILVLYFIPYALIVGQLGSTFKDSPGGVSSWIENTTTKKLAFYAAWTYWVVHIPYLAQKPQGILIALGWAVKRDGTFISDMPMQLISILSLIIFLAFLYLSTKGLSTLKVIGGLAGTAMFIMSILFILLAIGAPAIHSNIEFATPDMNKLSSYIPKFDFSYFTTISMLVFAVGGAEKISPYVNQTKNPAKEFPKGMIFLASMVGLSAILGSVAMGMLFTSNNIPADLMANGAYTAFQKLGAYYGVGNTLMIIYALTNTIGQISALAFSIDAPLKILLADADPMYVPAWLRKKTAKGTLKNGYLLTGILVSILILLPIFGISSMQELVKWMTNLNSVVMPLRYLWVFFAYMMLNKASKNYQSEYKFVKNPKIGFAIGLWCFLFTAFACILGIVPKMEMDLSSKTWWFQLTSNLLTPVVFLLIGALLPIIARRSSQTKIQ, encoded by the coding sequence ATGGAAGCAAACACAAAACAGTTGCGATGGACCAACGTAGGGCTGATTGCCTTTAGTATGGTTTGGGGATTAGGAAATGTCGTGAATAACTATGCCCAACAAGGTCTTTCTGTCGTTACTTCATGGATCATTATCCTCGTTCTCTACTTTATTCCCTATGCATTAATTGTCGGACAATTAGGATCAACCTTCAAAGATAGTCCCGGAGGTGTCAGTTCATGGATTGAAAATACCACGACCAAAAAGTTAGCCTTTTATGCTGCTTGGACATATTGGGTCGTCCATATTCCCTATTTAGCACAAAAACCACAAGGCATCTTGATTGCTTTAGGTTGGGCTGTCAAACGTGATGGCACATTTATTTCAGATATGCCTATGCAACTTATTTCGATCCTTAGCTTAATTATTTTTCTTGCTTTTCTTTACTTATCAACTAAAGGTTTATCAACGTTGAAAGTAATTGGCGGACTTGCTGGAACAGCCATGTTTATTATGTCTATTTTATTCATCCTGTTAGCAATCGGCGCACCCGCTATTCATTCCAATATTGAATTTGCAACACCTGATATGAACAAACTAAGCTCTTATATTCCTAAATTTGATTTTTCTTATTTTACAACGATTTCCATGCTGGTTTTCGCAGTAGGAGGAGCAGAAAAAATTTCTCCTTATGTCAATCAAACTAAAAATCCAGCCAAAGAGTTTCCAAAAGGAATGATTTTCTTAGCATCGATGGTTGGTTTAAGCGCGATTTTAGGTTCCGTTGCAATGGGGATGTTGTTTACTAGTAACAATATTCCAGCTGACTTAATGGCGAATGGTGCCTATACTGCTTTCCAAAAATTAGGTGCGTATTATGGTGTAGGAAACACGTTAATGATTATTTATGCGCTAACCAATACTATTGGACAAATTTCAGCGTTAGCTTTCTCCATTGATGCACCGTTAAAAATTTTATTAGCGGATGCCGACCCTATGTACGTACCCGCTTGGTTAAGAAAGAAAACGGCCAAAGGAACCCTAAAAAATGGTTACTTACTAACAGGAATTTTAGTGAGCATTTTAATCTTGCTACCGATTTTCGGTATTAGCAGTATGCAAGAGCTTGTAAAATGGATGACCAACTTAAATTCAGTCGTGATGCCCTTACGTTATTTATGGGTGTTCTTTGCTTATATGATGTTAAATAAAGCTTCAAAAAATTATCAATCTGAATACAAATTTGTCAAAAATCCCAAAATTGGTTTTGCCATTGGATTATGGTGCTTCTTATTCACTGCTTTTGCTTGTATTTTAGGAATTGTCCCTAAGATGGAGATGGATTTAAGCTCCAAAACATGGTGGTTCCAATTGACTTCAAATCTTTTAACCCCAGTTGTTTTTCTTTTAATCGGCGCTCTTTTACCAATTATTGCACGTCGTTCTTCACAAACAAAAATTCAATAA
- a CDS encoding NAD-dependent epimerase/dehydratase family protein, whose protein sequence is MKLLVTGANGFVATHIIQQLLDQGHDVVGTVRNFNKQPTIFKELTYVVTNLTHSDGWVEAMAGVDAILHVASPLGHENANDVRLIKEAVAGVEHVFEAAHIAGVKRIVMTSSQAAATPLAQTTGFIDEHFWSDPENPELNAYRLSKLFAEQKAWELAQKYKLHVTTILPGAIFGPTLTANRSSNQVLDQINHTRFVPKISLEVTDVRDLAALHLLALNNSETIGERILAKNGDLTFAQISRLYGQRPIILPNSSLKIAAKFVKNLRALVPMLGRSYTHTNQKAINYGWQPRDAQQTVLDARNS, encoded by the coding sequence ATGAAACTATTAGTCACAGGTGCCAACGGATTTGTTGCTACCCATATCATTCAACAATTACTCGACCAAGGTCATGATGTCGTTGGAACAGTTAGAAATTTCAACAAGCAACCAACTATTTTCAAAGAACTCACGTATGTCGTAACAAATTTAACTCATTCTGATGGGTGGGTAGAAGCTATGGCCGGTGTCGATGCCATTTTACATGTGGCTAGTCCCTTAGGTCATGAAAATGCAAATGATGTTCGCTTAATTAAGGAAGCTGTGGCTGGTGTTGAACATGTCTTCGAAGCGGCACATATAGCTGGTGTCAAAAGAATTGTGATGACCTCCAGTCAAGCTGCGGCCACACCCCTTGCTCAGACAACAGGATTTATCGATGAACATTTTTGGTCTGATCCTGAAAATCCTGAATTAAACGCCTATCGTCTTTCCAAATTATTTGCCGAGCAAAAAGCATGGGAACTAGCCCAGAAATATAAACTGCATGTGACCACCATTTTACCAGGTGCCATTTTTGGACCAACCTTAACGGCTAATCGTTCCTCCAATCAAGTGCTTGATCAGATTAACCACACACGCTTCGTGCCAAAAATTTCATTAGAAGTAACTGACGTCCGCGATTTAGCAGCTTTGCATTTGTTGGCTCTCAACAACTCCGAAACAATCGGAGAACGGATTCTGGCAAAAAATGGTGATTTAACGTTTGCACAAATTAGTCGCCTTTATGGCCAACGACCGATTATTTTACCAAATAGTAGTTTGAAAATAGCGGCAAAATTCGTTAAAAATTTGCGTGCACTTGTCCCAATGTTAGGGAGAAGCTATACGCATACCAATCAAAAAGCAATCAATTACGGCTGGCAGCCTCGTGATGCGCAACAAACGGTACTTGATGCTAGAAATAGTTAA
- a CDS encoding M42 family metallopeptidase — translation MFNKEETLSFLVELLAINSPTGYTRHAIDFIKTTVESFGYETTQTPKGNLMVQVQGKDATQTRGLSAHVDTLGLMVRSINSDGTLALTKLGGPLTPTLDGEYCDIITRDEKIYTGTILSNTPSIHVFPDASTKARDIDNLIVKLDERVTNKEEVQALGIQNGDIVAYDPKVIVTDSGFVKSRFLDDKASVAILVSLLKQIKQESITPATNLTFIFSTYEEVGHGAAWIPADITELLAVDMGCIGLDLECTEYDVSICAKDSSGPYDYEMTTRLVTYAKEKELNYAVDIYPMYGSDASAALGGGANIRAALIGPGVASSHGMERTHVDAIENTFELISAYIQN, via the coding sequence ATGTTTAATAAAGAAGAAACACTTTCATTTTTAGTAGAATTATTAGCAATTAATAGTCCCACTGGTTATACCCGACATGCCATTGATTTTATCAAAACAACAGTCGAGTCATTCGGTTACGAAACAACTCAAACACCAAAAGGGAATTTGATGGTACAGGTTCAAGGAAAAGATGCGACACAAACGCGTGGTTTAAGCGCGCATGTAGATACTTTAGGATTAATGGTGCGTTCCATTAATAGCGATGGAACCTTAGCTTTAACTAAATTAGGTGGTCCGCTCACACCTACATTAGACGGGGAATATTGTGACATTATTACCCGTGATGAAAAAATTTATACGGGCACGATTTTATCCAATACACCTTCTATTCATGTGTTTCCAGATGCGTCTACCAAAGCACGTGATATTGACAATTTGATTGTTAAATTAGACGAACGTGTCACGAATAAAGAAGAAGTCCAAGCGTTAGGCATTCAAAACGGTGACATCGTGGCGTACGATCCAAAAGTCATCGTCACTGATTCTGGTTTTGTAAAATCACGTTTCTTAGATGATAAAGCTTCTGTCGCCATTTTAGTTAGCTTATTAAAGCAAATCAAACAAGAATCTATTACTCCTGCAACCAATCTCACATTTATTTTCTCAACTTATGAAGAAGTGGGCCACGGTGCAGCGTGGATTCCAGCAGATATCACTGAATTGCTGGCAGTCGATATGGGCTGTATCGGTCTTGATTTAGAATGTACAGAATATGATGTCTCTATTTGTGCCAAAGATTCTTCTGGACCTTACGATTATGAAATGACCACACGCCTCGTAACTTATGCCAAAGAAAAAGAGTTGAATTACGCAGTTGATATTTACCCGATGTATGGAAGTGATGCTTCTGCTGCTTTAGGTGGTGGTGCCAATATTCGTGCTGCACTAATTGGTCCAGGCGTTGCAAGCAGTCATGGAATGGAACGGACACATGTTGATGCGATTGAAAATACGTTTGAACTAATCTCAGCTTATATTCAAAATTAA
- a CDS encoding gamma-glutamyl-gamma-aminobutyrate hydrolase family protein gives MSAIIGVMPLYDSEKESIWMLPNYLELIEKNGGIPLILPLTNKQETLDYFLQTCDGFLFTGGQDVSPTLYGEAMRETCGESCVLRDEMETYCLQQALALDKPILGICRGLQLLNVVLGGTLYQDLPTESSSACQHQMIAPYNRAQHKVTILPDSLLFTILGKTQVGVNSYHHQGIKRLSPQLKIAATASDGLIEAVYMSNKRFVLAVQWHPEFFEAVTKENQHLLRYFLGRCVRTT, from the coding sequence ATGTCAGCTATTATAGGTGTAATGCCATTATATGATTCAGAAAAAGAAAGTATTTGGATGCTGCCCAATTATTTAGAATTAATTGAGAAAAATGGTGGCATTCCGCTGATTTTACCATTGACAAATAAGCAAGAGACCTTGGATTATTTCCTTCAAACTTGCGATGGTTTTTTATTTACAGGTGGACAAGACGTCTCACCTACTCTTTATGGAGAAGCAATGCGGGAGACTTGTGGAGAAAGTTGTGTATTACGTGATGAAATGGAAACCTATTGTTTACAGCAGGCACTCGCATTAGATAAACCGATATTAGGTATTTGTCGAGGCTTGCAGTTGTTGAATGTTGTATTGGGTGGCACACTTTATCAAGATTTACCAACAGAATCTTCGAGCGCGTGTCAGCATCAAATGATTGCTCCTTATAATCGCGCTCAACATAAGGTAACGATTCTACCAGATAGCTTATTGTTTACGATTTTAGGAAAAACTCAAGTTGGAGTGAATAGTTATCATCATCAAGGAATTAAAAGATTAAGTCCCCAATTAAAAATTGCCGCAACGGCTAGTGATGGGTTGATTGAAGCCGTTTATATGTCAAATAAACGCTTTGTTTTAGCTGTTCAATGGCATCCGGAATTTTTTGAAGCAGTTACTAAGGAGAACCAACACTTGTTGCGCTATTTTCTTGGCCGATGTGTCAGAACTACGTAA